A single Thiohalobacter thiocyanaticus DNA region contains:
- a CDS encoding LysR family transcriptional regulator, whose product MTIEIRHLRTLAALAASGSLAQAAERVHLTQSALSHQLRTLEDHYGVTLLHRGSRPIRLTPAGERVLALAQEVLPALEQVEHSLLGIAAGRVGRLYVTIECHACFDWLLPLLEDFRQRWPEVEIDIRTPDHFDALPALIDGDIDLVITSDPIERPRLEFQPLFDYRALLAMPTDHPLVERDWIRPQDLADQALITYPVPQQRLDIFTHFLDPAGVTPAQVRQCELTAVLLQLVASRRGLAALPDWVLRPALEADRLAARPLGPQGMGGRMYAAVRTTEAELPWLADFIALATAAER is encoded by the coding sequence ATGACGATCGAGATCCGGCACCTCCGCACCCTCGCCGCCCTCGCGGCCAGCGGCAGCCTGGCGCAGGCGGCGGAGCGAGTGCATCTGACCCAGTCGGCACTGTCTCACCAGCTTCGCACCCTGGAGGATCACTACGGGGTGACGCTGCTCCATCGCGGCAGTCGGCCGATCCGCCTCACTCCGGCCGGCGAACGTGTGCTCGCGCTCGCGCAGGAAGTCCTGCCGGCGCTGGAGCAGGTCGAACACAGTCTGCTGGGAATCGCTGCCGGCCGAGTCGGCCGCCTCTATGTCACCATCGAATGCCATGCCTGCTTCGACTGGCTGCTGCCACTGCTGGAGGACTTCCGCCAGCGCTGGCCGGAAGTCGAGATCGACATCCGCACGCCGGACCACTTCGATGCCCTGCCCGCACTGATCGATGGCGACATCGACCTGGTCATCACCTCCGACCCCATCGAGCGGCCGAGGCTGGAGTTCCAGCCGTTGTTCGACTATCGCGCCCTCCTGGCCATGCCGACCGACCATCCGCTGGTTGAACGCGACTGGATCCGCCCGCAGGACCTGGCCGACCAGGCACTCATCACCTACCCCGTCCCGCAGCAGCGGCTGGATATCTTCACCCACTTCCTCGATCCGGCCGGTGTGACGCCGGCGCAGGTCCGCCAATGCGAACTGACCGCCGTCCTGTTGCAGTTGGTGGCCAGCCGCCGCGGCCTGGCTGCGCTGCCCGACTGGGTCCTGCGCCCGGCTCTGGAAGCCGATCGCCTGGCGGCCCGGCCGCTGGGCCCGCAAGGCATGGGCGGGCGCATGTACGCGGCCGTGCGGACCACCGAGGCCGAACTACCCTGGCTGGCAGACTTCATCGCCCTGGCGACGGCGGCCGAAAGATAG
- the metE gene encoding 5-methyltetrahydropteroyltriglutamate--homocysteine S-methyltransferase has protein sequence MTTTHNLGFPRIGHRRELKFATEQYWRGEIDRDTLLRTGRELRERHWKLQQAAGLDLIPVGDFSLYDQVLDHAVMFGVVPRRFGHAGGPVDLDTMFRMARGRAPTGTPAAACEMTKWFDTNYHYLVPEFETDTRFALSSEHLFEQVEEAGALGIPVKPVLLGPLSFLWLGKSRDTRAAPLALLEQLLPVYGEVLERLAGLGADWVQIDEPILTLDLPAAWHKAFESTYHRLQSAPVKLLLTTYFGALQDNLCLAANLPVAGLHIDAVRAPEQVAAVADWLAPHKVLSVGSVDGRNIWRTDLSAALDRLEPLREALGERLWIAPSCSLLHVPVDLGQEDRLDAELRSWLAFATQKVEEVSALKQALDRGREAAVAALQASDAAVHSRARSQRLHRPEVRERMARVDARMSQRQHPYSERARVQHQRLNLPAFPTTTIGSFPQTDEIRAARRDFKAGRITAQAYDDKMREQIAYAVRQQEDYGLDVLVHGEAERNDMVEYFGEQLEGYAFTRYGWVQSYGSRCVKPPILFGDVVRPHPMTVEWARYAQALTDKPMKGMLTGPVTMLQWAFVRDDQPREETCLQVALALRDEVTDLEAAGIGVIQIDEPALREGLPLRRDDWTGYLAWAARCFRIAASGVRDETQIHTHMCYSEFNDIIEAIADLDADVITIETARSDMELLDAFHDFDYPNEIGPGVYDIHSPNRPEVTQMVELMRKAAQRIPAARLWVNPDCGLKTRGWPEVEDSLRNMVTAARQLRRMQGQDIRTTGS, from the coding sequence ATGACCACGACGCATAATCTCGGTTTTCCCCGTATCGGCCATCGGCGCGAACTGAAATTCGCCACCGAACAGTACTGGCGCGGCGAGATCGATCGCGACACTCTGCTCAGGACCGGGCGCGAACTGCGCGAGCGGCACTGGAAGCTCCAGCAGGCGGCCGGTCTGGACCTCATTCCCGTGGGCGACTTCTCGCTCTATGACCAGGTCCTGGACCATGCCGTGATGTTCGGCGTCGTGCCGCGCCGCTTCGGGCATGCGGGCGGTCCGGTCGATCTGGATACGATGTTTCGCATGGCCCGGGGCCGCGCCCCGACCGGCACACCGGCCGCGGCCTGCGAAATGACCAAGTGGTTCGACACCAACTATCACTACCTGGTCCCGGAATTCGAGACCGATACGCGTTTCGCCCTGTCCTCGGAGCACCTGTTCGAACAGGTCGAGGAGGCCGGGGCATTGGGCATCCCCGTCAAGCCGGTGCTGCTGGGGCCCCTGAGTTTTCTGTGGCTGGGGAAGTCGCGGGACACCCGCGCGGCGCCCCTGGCGCTGCTCGAGCAGTTGCTGCCCGTCTACGGTGAGGTGCTGGAGCGGCTGGCCGGGCTCGGCGCCGACTGGGTGCAGATCGACGAGCCGATCCTGACCCTGGACCTGCCCGCCGCCTGGCACAAGGCCTTCGAATCGACCTATCATCGATTGCAGAGCGCTCCGGTGAAGCTGCTGCTCACCACCTATTTCGGTGCATTGCAGGACAACCTGTGTCTGGCTGCCAACCTGCCCGTCGCCGGCCTGCACATCGACGCCGTGCGCGCCCCGGAACAGGTCGCTGCCGTGGCCGACTGGCTGGCGCCGCACAAGGTGCTCTCCGTGGGCAGCGTCGACGGCCGCAACATCTGGCGCACCGATCTCAGCGCCGCGCTCGATCGCCTCGAGCCGCTGCGGGAGGCATTGGGCGAGCGTCTGTGGATCGCGCCTTCATGCTCGCTGCTGCACGTGCCGGTGGACCTGGGGCAGGAAGACAGGCTGGATGCCGAACTGCGGTCCTGGCTGGCCTTCGCCACGCAGAAGGTCGAGGAGGTCAGCGCGCTCAAACAGGCCCTGGACCGTGGTCGCGAGGCCGCCGTGGCCGCCCTGCAGGCCAGCGATGCGGCGGTCCACTCCCGGGCGCGGTCGCAGCGACTGCACCGGCCCGAGGTGCGCGAGCGGATGGCGCGCGTCGACGCTCGCATGTCTCAGCGCCAGCACCCCTACAGCGAACGCGCCAGGGTGCAGCATCAGCGACTTAACCTGCCGGCCTTTCCGACCACGACCATTGGTTCCTTCCCGCAAACGGACGAGATCCGCGCCGCACGGCGCGATTTCAAGGCCGGGCGTATCACCGCGCAGGCCTACGACGACAAGATGCGCGAGCAGATCGCCTATGCGGTCAGACAGCAGGAGGACTATGGCCTGGATGTCCTGGTGCATGGCGAGGCCGAGCGCAACGACATGGTCGAGTACTTCGGTGAGCAACTCGAAGGCTATGCCTTCACCCGCTATGGCTGGGTGCAGTCCTATGGCTCACGCTGCGTGAAGCCGCCGATCCTGTTCGGCGACGTGGTGCGCCCTCACCCCATGACCGTGGAGTGGGCGCGCTACGCCCAGGCGCTGACCGACAAGCCCATGAAGGGGATGCTGACCGGGCCGGTGACCATGTTGCAATGGGCCTTCGTGCGTGATGATCAGCCGCGCGAGGAGACCTGCCTGCAGGTCGCACTGGCGCTGCGTGACGAGGTCACCGATCTCGAAGCCGCGGGCATCGGCGTCATCCAGATCGACGAGCCGGCTCTGCGCGAAGGTCTGCCGCTGCGCCGCGATGACTGGACGGGCTACCTGGCCTGGGCGGCCCGCTGCTTCCGCATCGCCGCCAGCGGCGTGCGGGACGAAACCCAGATCCATACCCATATGTGCTATTCGGAGTTCAACGACATCATCGAGGCCATCGCGGATCTGGATGCTGACGTGATCACCATCGAGACGGCGCGCTCCGATATGGAACTGCTGGATGCCTTCCACGACTTCGATTACCCGAACGAGATCGGCCCCGGGGTCTACGATATCCATTCTCCGAACCGTCCGGAGGTGACGCAGATGGTCGAGTTGATGCGCAAGGCGGCGCAGCGCATCCCCGCCGCACGTCTGTGGGTGAACCCCGACTGTGGGCTCAAGACGCGCGGCTGGCCCGAGGTGGAGGATTCGCTGCGCAACATGGTCACGGCCGCCAGGCAACTCAGGCGGATGCAGGGACAGGATATCCGGACGACCGGGTCCTGA
- a CDS encoding sigma-70 family RNA polymerase sigma factor, whose protein sequence is MSWTYEQHLADFYRQHHSWLQQLLRRRAGCSETAADLAQDTFLRLLSRDEDLSRIDSPRAYLTRIAQGLLANHWRRRDIEQAYLDALSRQPEALAPSPEVHHLIVETLYRLDAALRDLPEQVRQAFLLSRLEGVRYADIAAEFGVSERMVKKYIARAMLQCLQADLDLAA, encoded by the coding sequence ATGTCATGGACTTACGAACAGCATCTGGCGGACTTCTACCGTCAGCATCACAGTTGGCTGCAGCAGCTGTTGCGTCGGCGAGCAGGCTGCTCCGAGACCGCGGCTGACCTGGCGCAGGATACCTTCCTGCGGCTGCTCAGCCGCGACGAGGACCTGAGCCGGATCGATTCGCCGCGGGCCTATCTGACCCGCATCGCCCAGGGGCTGCTGGCCAACCACTGGCGCCGGCGTGACATCGAACAGGCCTATCTCGACGCCCTGAGCCGGCAGCCGGAAGCGCTCGCGCCCTCGCCGGAGGTGCATCACCTCATTGTGGAGACCCTGTATCGCCTGGATGCCGCCCTGCGGGACCTGCCGGAGCAGGTCCGCCAGGCCTTTCTGTTGTCCCGGCTGGAGGGCGTGCGCTATGCCGACATCGCCGCCGAGTTCGGGGTCAGTGAGCGTATGGTCAAGAAGTACATAGCCCGGGCCATGCTGCAATGCCTGCAGGCGGATCTGGATCTGGCGGCATGA
- a CDS encoding FecR domain-containing protein: MTQRHAGSSVDPMDALEQAAEWFACLQGEEVSATERERWRQWLQASAAHRQAWARVERIDHQFRSLPAQPARQALQAAGRSRRRFLKGVVGLGLVAPVGWLAWRQMAPTAGLTRLHTATGEIREIELPDGSRLWLNTDTAVHLDYTPALRRLELLAGEVHLATAADPRPLRIDTPYGPASPLGTRFSVRLEEHRARVAVSAGRVAVTPRQGAGTSEIAAGRVRTFTRRQVSASTPLTSQDAAWPRGMLVADNLALGAFLAELERYRVGVIRCDAGVADLKLVGAYPLEDTDRVLAALEASLPVRVTRITPWWVSVQAR, translated from the coding sequence ATGACACAACGCCATGCAGGCAGCAGCGTGGACCCGATGGACGCCCTGGAGCAGGCCGCCGAATGGTTTGCCTGTCTGCAGGGCGAGGAAGTCAGCGCCACTGAACGCGAGCGCTGGCGGCAGTGGCTGCAGGCGAGTGCGGCGCATCGCCAGGCCTGGGCGCGGGTGGAGCGCATCGACCACCAGTTCCGCAGCCTGCCCGCGCAGCCGGCGCGTCAGGCGCTGCAAGCGGCCGGTCGCAGTCGGCGCCGCTTCCTCAAGGGGGTGGTCGGGCTGGGCCTGGTGGCACCGGTGGGCTGGCTGGCCTGGCGGCAGATGGCGCCGACGGCGGGACTGACCCGGCTGCACACCGCCACCGGCGAGATCCGCGAAATCGAACTCCCCGATGGCAGCCGGCTCTGGCTCAACACCGACACGGCCGTGCATCTGGATTACACCCCGGCGCTACGCCGGCTGGAACTGCTGGCCGGCGAGGTCCATCTCGCGACCGCCGCCGATCCGCGGCCGCTGCGCATCGACACACCGTACGGCCCAGCGTCGCCCCTGGGCACCCGCTTCAGCGTGCGGCTGGAGGAACACCGGGCCCGGGTCGCGGTGAGCGCCGGACGGGTCGCGGTCACACCCCGGCAGGGCGCCGGGACCAGTGAGATCGCGGCCGGCCGGGTGCGGACCTTCACCCGCCGGCAGGTGTCGGCGAGCACGCCGCTGACATCGCAGGACGCGGCCTGGCCCCGCGGCATGCTGGTGGCGGATAACCTGGCGCTGGGCGCGTTTCTCGCCGAACTGGAGCGCTATCGGGTGGGCGTGATCCGCTGCGATGCCGGGGTTGCCGACCTGAAACTGGTCGGCGCCTATCCACTGGAGGATACCGACCGCGTTCTCGCGGCCCTGGAGGCCAGCCTGCCGGTCCGGGTGACGCGCATCACCCCCTGGTGGGTCAGCGTACAGGCGCGCTGA
- a CDS encoding TonB-dependent receptor domain-containing protein, translating into MQTLNRRSRPLALAVSLALIPLSPAVLAASPDAAGAQYQATQRYAIPAGPLGTALSRFAAEAGLLLSSDASLTAGKRSPGLHGEYSREQALRQLLAGSGLEFRFTDADTVMLQPASGAGAMQLSTIAVTATRGNSVKGETPQKITVIGREQIEEQLQHSTNRGQILSNLIPGYTPGRQKLTNSGETFRGRDALILIDGVPQSNPLRDSARDGYTIDLSMVERIEVIHGASAEHGLGATGGIINYVTKRAEAGELNQHAAVRMTADNEFHSEGLGYKLDYQVSGLRGDWDYLAAASVQERGIFYDGEDRTVGIDEISGEIQDSTSFDLFGKVGYWLDDNQNLEFSLNRFELESNHDYIAVAGDRTRGIPTTSREATPPNDAPFNEATTANLSYKHLDWRDNQLKAQLYYQRFRAQFGTHPTAFPYTDAMGNSQLDQTRTESDKLGGKFTLTRAGLFDDRLKLTTGIDLLQDTTKQVLAQTGRTYVPESVLHNAAAFVQGNIRVMDGLSLHTGARYEYAKLDVDDYSTIDRSNVTQDLVQVDGGSPDFKEPLYNLGVVYQATDRIQLFANYSEGFGIPDVGRALRGISTPGQDVDTLVKLQPIVTDNREIGTRLSGERFDLEISYYESDSDFGERLTQVGTTFVGKREKVEIQGVDVSGSLRVNEAHSLDLIYSYNEGKSDTDGDGEVDTDLTGFNVAPERLTLKWRADWNDRMSSHVQLSHYFDNTFSDQTNANLREFNGYDLVDASLSYRLPVGRASLGIENLLNEEYISYYSQTARDGDNQYFAGRGRTFTLSYELDF; encoded by the coding sequence ATGCAAACGCTCAACCGCCGCAGCCGCCCGCTGGCCCTGGCCGTCAGCCTTGCCCTGATCCCGCTGTCCCCGGCCGTCCTGGCCGCGTCGCCCGACGCAGCCGGTGCCCAGTATCAGGCCACCCAGCGCTACGCTATCCCGGCCGGCCCGCTGGGCACGGCACTGAGCCGCTTCGCCGCCGAGGCCGGGCTGCTGCTGTCCAGCGATGCCAGCCTGACCGCCGGCAAGCGCAGCCCCGGGCTGCACGGTGAATACAGCCGTGAGCAGGCCCTGCGCCAGCTGCTGGCCGGCAGCGGCCTGGAGTTCCGCTTTACCGATGCCGATACGGTGATGCTGCAGCCGGCATCCGGCGCGGGCGCGATGCAACTGTCCACCATTGCGGTGACCGCCACCCGCGGCAACAGTGTCAAGGGGGAGACGCCGCAGAAGATCACCGTCATCGGCCGCGAGCAGATCGAGGAGCAGTTGCAGCACAGCACCAATCGCGGCCAGATCCTCAGCAACCTGATCCCCGGCTATACCCCGGGGCGGCAGAAGCTGACCAATTCCGGCGAGACCTTCCGCGGCCGCGATGCCCTGATCCTGATCGACGGCGTGCCCCAGTCCAATCCGCTGCGCGACAGCGCCCGCGACGGCTACACCATCGATCTCAGCATGGTCGAGCGCATCGAGGTGATCCACGGTGCCAGCGCCGAGCATGGCCTGGGCGCGACCGGCGGCATCATCAACTATGTGACCAAGCGGGCCGAGGCCGGTGAGCTCAACCAGCACGCCGCCGTACGCATGACCGCCGACAACGAGTTCCACTCCGAGGGCCTGGGCTACAAGCTGGACTACCAGGTCAGCGGCCTGCGCGGCGACTGGGACTATCTGGCCGCGGCCTCGGTGCAGGAGCGCGGCATCTTCTACGACGGCGAGGACCGCACCGTCGGCATCGACGAGATCTCGGGCGAGATCCAGGACTCCACCAGCTTTGATCTGTTCGGCAAGGTCGGCTACTGGCTGGACGACAACCAGAATCTGGAATTCTCCCTCAACCGCTTCGAACTGGAGAGCAATCACGACTATATCGCCGTGGCCGGCGACCGCACCCGGGGCATCCCCACCACCTCGCGCGAGGCCACCCCGCCGAACGACGCCCCCTTCAACGAGGCAACCACGGCAAACCTTTCCTACAAGCACCTAGACTGGCGCGACAACCAGCTCAAGGCGCAGCTCTACTATCAGCGCTTTCGCGCCCAGTTCGGCACCCACCCGACGGCCTTCCCCTACACGGATGCCATGGGCAACAGCCAACTCGACCAGACCCGCACCGAGTCGGACAAGCTGGGCGGCAAGTTCACCCTGACCCGCGCCGGCCTGTTCGATGACCGTCTCAAGCTCACCACCGGCATCGACCTGCTCCAGGACACCACCAAACAGGTGCTGGCGCAGACCGGGCGCACCTATGTGCCCGAATCGGTCCTGCACAACGCCGCCGCCTTCGTGCAGGGCAATATCCGGGTCATGGACGGGTTGTCACTGCACACGGGAGCCCGCTACGAATACGCGAAACTCGATGTCGACGATTACAGCACCATCGACCGCAGCAACGTCACCCAGGACCTGGTCCAGGTCGATGGCGGCAGTCCCGACTTCAAGGAGCCGCTGTACAACCTCGGCGTGGTGTATCAGGCGACGGACAGGATCCAGCTGTTCGCCAATTATTCCGAAGGCTTCGGCATCCCGGATGTCGGCCGGGCGCTGCGCGGCATCAGCACGCCGGGTCAGGACGTGGATACCCTGGTGAAGCTGCAGCCGATCGTGACCGACAACCGCGAGATCGGCACCCGTCTGAGCGGCGAGCGCTTCGATCTGGAGATCAGCTACTACGAATCGGACTCCGATTTCGGCGAGCGCCTGACCCAGGTGGGCACGACCTTCGTTGGCAAGCGCGAGAAGGTGGAGATCCAGGGCGTCGACGTCAGCGGCAGCCTGCGGGTCAACGAGGCCCACAGCCTGGATTTGATCTACAGCTATAACGAAGGCAAATCCGACACCGACGGCGATGGCGAGGTCGACACCGACCTGACCGGGTTCAATGTCGCGCCCGAGCGTCTTACGCTCAAGTGGCGCGCGGACTGGAACGACCGCATGTCCAGCCACGTGCAGCTCAGCCATTACTTCGACAATACCTTCAGCGACCAGACCAACGCCAACCTGCGCGAGTTCAACGGCTATGACCTGGTCGACGCCTCGCTCAGCTACCGCCTGCCGGTAGGCCGGGCCAGCCTGGGCATCGAGAATCTGCTGAACGAGGAGTACATCTCCTATTACTCGCAGACCGCACGCGACGGCGACAACCAGTACTTCGCCGGCCGCGGGCGCACCTTCACCCTGAGCTACGAGCTCGATTTCTGA